From one Anopheles bellator chromosome 1, idAnoBellAS_SP24_06.2, whole genome shotgun sequence genomic stretch:
- the LOC131205286 gene encoding tyrosine 3-monooxygenase isoform X5: protein MMAVAAAQKNREMFAIKKSYSIENGYPSRRRSLVDDARFETIVVKQTKQTVLDEARAKANDSTLECSVLQAQEQHQQGKPTRAGQDDAGLTEEEVVLQNAASESPEAEKEVVRAAVVVRLRDGMGSLGRILKAVEAYHGTVVHLESRQSRSDGVQFDVLIKIDMARANLLQLIRSLRQTQSFGSVSLLSENNVNVKAPWFPKHASELDNCNHLMTKYEPDLDMNHPGFADQVYRARRKEIAEIAFAYRYGDPIPHIDYTETENQTWAAVFNRVKELMVKHACSEYIAVFQKLEDEKIFVKERLPQLQEMSDFLRRNTGFTLRPAAGLLTARDFLASLAFRIFQSTQYVRHINSPYHTPEPDCIHELLGHMPLLADPSFAQFSQEIGLASLGASDEEIEKLSTVYWFTVEFGLCKEKNEVKAYGAGLLSAYGELLHAISDKPEHRPFDPASTAVQPYQDQEYQPIYYVAESFEDAKEKFRRWVSTMSRPFEVRFNPHTERVEVLDSVDKLETLVSQLNTEMLHLTNAIAKLRQPFC from the exons AACGGATACCCGTCCCGGCGCCGCTCCCTGGTGGACGATGCTCGCttcgaaacgatcgtggtcaagcaaaccaaacaaactgtCCTGGACGAGGCCCGCGCTAAGGCCAACG ACTCCACTCTGGAGTGTTCCGTGCTACAGGCTCAAGAACAGCATCAACAAGGTAAGCCGACGCGAGCGGGGCAAGATG ACGCAGGGCTGACCGAAGAGGAGGTCGTGCTGCAGAACGCCGCCTCGGAGTCGCCCGAAGCCGAGAAGGAGGTGGTCCGTGCCGCCGTGGTCGTGCGCCTCCGCGACGGCATGGGCTCCCTGGGACGCATCCTCAAGGCGGTGGAAGCGTACCACGGCACGGTGGTCCACCTGGAGTCGCGCCAGTCGCGCAGCGATGGCGTCCAGTTTGACGTGCTGATCAAGATCGATATGGCCCGCGCCAATCTGCTGCAGCTGATCCGTTCGCTGCGCCAGACGCAGTCCTTCGGCAGCGTTAGCTTGCTGTCGGAGAACAACGTCAACGTGAAGGCCCCATGGTTCCCGAAGCACGCCTCCGAGCTGGACAACTGCAACCATCTGATGACCAAGTACGAGCCGGACCTGGACATGAACCATCCCGGCTTCGCCGACCAGGTGTACCGCGCCCGGCGCAAGGAGATTGCCGAGATCGCTTTCGCGTACCGATA TGGTGACCCGATCCCGCACATCGATTACACGGAGACGGAGAACCAGACGTGGGCCGCCGTTTTCAACCGCGTCAAGGAGCTGATGGTGAAGCACGCCTGCTCCGAGTACATCGCCGTCTTCCAGAAGCTCGAGGACGAGAAGATCTTCGTCAAGGAGCGCCTGCCGCAGCTGCAGGAAATGAGCGATTTCCTGCGCCGGAACACCGGATTCacgctccggccggccgccggtctgcTAACGGCTCGCGATTTTCTCGCCTCACTGGCGTTCCGCATCTTCCAGAGCACGCAGTACGTGCGTCACATCAACTCGCCCTACCACACGCCGGAACC TGATTGCATCCACGAGCTGCTCGGTCACATGCCGCTCCTGGCGGATCCCAGCTTCGCACAGTTCTCGCAGGAAATCGGATTAGCATCGCTCGGTGCCTCGGAcgaggaaattgaaaagctCTCGACG GTCTACTGGTTCACGGTGGAGTTTGGCTTGTGCAAGGAAAAGAACGAAGTAAAGGCTTACGGTGCTGGTCTGCTCTCCGCTTACGGTGAGCTTTTGCACGCCATCAGCGACAAGCCCGAGCACCGCCCGTTCGACCCAGCCTCAACTGCCGTCCAGCCATACCAGGACCAGGAGTACCAGCCGATCTACTATGTCGCCGAGAGTTTCGAGGACGCGAAGGAGAAGTTCCGCCGCTGGGTGTCGACGATGTCGCGACCGTTCGAGGTGCGCTTCAACCCGCACACCGAGCGCGTAGAGGTGCTGGACTCTGTGGACAAGCTGGAAACGCTTGTCTCGCAGCTGAACACGGAGATGCTGCATCTGACGAATGCTATCGCCAAGCTGCGACAGCCCTTCTGCTAA
- the LOC131205286 gene encoding tyrosine 3-monooxygenase isoform X4 produces the protein MMAVAAAQKNREMFAIKKSYSIENGYPSRRRSLVDDARFETIVVKQTKQTVLDEARAKANEDKHPQEIQQTVEDQDAEEIRLVAVETLPTKPEEHVRGADDEEKEQDAGLTEEEVVLQNAASESPEAEKEVVRAAVVVRLRDGMGSLGRILKAVEAYHGTVVHLESRQSRSDGVQFDVLIKIDMARANLLQLIRSLRQTQSFGSVSLLSENNVNVKAPWFPKHASELDNCNHLMTKYEPDLDMNHPGFADQVYRARRKEIAEIAFAYRYGDPIPHIDYTETENQTWAAVFNRVKELMVKHACSEYIAVFQKLEDEKIFVKERLPQLQEMSDFLRRNTGFTLRPAAGLLTARDFLASLAFRIFQSTQYVRHINSPYHTPEPDCIHELLGHMPLLADPSFAQFSQEIGLASLGASDEEIEKLSTVYWFTVEFGLCKEKNEVKAYGAGLLSAYGELLHAISDKPEHRPFDPASTAVQPYQDQEYQPIYYVAESFEDAKEKFRRWVSTMSRPFEVRFNPHTERVEVLDSVDKLETLVSQLNTEMLHLTNAIAKLRQPFC, from the exons AACGGATACCCGTCCCGGCGCCGCTCCCTGGTGGACGATGCTCGCttcgaaacgatcgtggtcaagcaaaccaaacaaactgtCCTGGACGAGGCCCGCGCTAAGGCCAACG AAGACAAACATCCGCAGGAGATTCAACAGACAGTCGAGGATCAAGACGCCGAGGAGATTCGGCTGGTTGCAG TTGAAACGCTTCCCACCAAGCCGGAGGAACACGTCCGTggtgccgacgacgaggagaaAGAACAAG ACGCAGGGCTGACCGAAGAGGAGGTCGTGCTGCAGAACGCCGCCTCGGAGTCGCCCGAAGCCGAGAAGGAGGTGGTCCGTGCCGCCGTGGTCGTGCGCCTCCGCGACGGCATGGGCTCCCTGGGACGCATCCTCAAGGCGGTGGAAGCGTACCACGGCACGGTGGTCCACCTGGAGTCGCGCCAGTCGCGCAGCGATGGCGTCCAGTTTGACGTGCTGATCAAGATCGATATGGCCCGCGCCAATCTGCTGCAGCTGATCCGTTCGCTGCGCCAGACGCAGTCCTTCGGCAGCGTTAGCTTGCTGTCGGAGAACAACGTCAACGTGAAGGCCCCATGGTTCCCGAAGCACGCCTCCGAGCTGGACAACTGCAACCATCTGATGACCAAGTACGAGCCGGACCTGGACATGAACCATCCCGGCTTCGCCGACCAGGTGTACCGCGCCCGGCGCAAGGAGATTGCCGAGATCGCTTTCGCGTACCGATA TGGTGACCCGATCCCGCACATCGATTACACGGAGACGGAGAACCAGACGTGGGCCGCCGTTTTCAACCGCGTCAAGGAGCTGATGGTGAAGCACGCCTGCTCCGAGTACATCGCCGTCTTCCAGAAGCTCGAGGACGAGAAGATCTTCGTCAAGGAGCGCCTGCCGCAGCTGCAGGAAATGAGCGATTTCCTGCGCCGGAACACCGGATTCacgctccggccggccgccggtctgcTAACGGCTCGCGATTTTCTCGCCTCACTGGCGTTCCGCATCTTCCAGAGCACGCAGTACGTGCGTCACATCAACTCGCCCTACCACACGCCGGAACC TGATTGCATCCACGAGCTGCTCGGTCACATGCCGCTCCTGGCGGATCCCAGCTTCGCACAGTTCTCGCAGGAAATCGGATTAGCATCGCTCGGTGCCTCGGAcgaggaaattgaaaagctCTCGACG GTCTACTGGTTCACGGTGGAGTTTGGCTTGTGCAAGGAAAAGAACGAAGTAAAGGCTTACGGTGCTGGTCTGCTCTCCGCTTACGGTGAGCTTTTGCACGCCATCAGCGACAAGCCCGAGCACCGCCCGTTCGACCCAGCCTCAACTGCCGTCCAGCCATACCAGGACCAGGAGTACCAGCCGATCTACTATGTCGCCGAGAGTTTCGAGGACGCGAAGGAGAAGTTCCGCCGCTGGGTGTCGACGATGTCGCGACCGTTCGAGGTGCGCTTCAACCCGCACACCGAGCGCGTAGAGGTGCTGGACTCTGTGGACAAGCTGGAAACGCTTGTCTCGCAGCTGAACACGGAGATGCTGCATCTGACGAATGCTATCGCCAAGCTGCGACAGCCCTTCTGCTAA
- the LOC131205286 gene encoding tyrosine 3-monooxygenase isoform X2, producing MMAVAAAQKNREMFAIKKSYSIENGYPSRRRSLVDDARFETIVVKQTKQTVLDEARAKANDSTLECSVLQAQEQHQQEDKHPQEIQQTVEDQDAEEIRLVAVETLPTKPEEHVRGADDEEKEQDAGLTEEEVVLQNAASESPEAEKEVVRAAVVVRLRDGMGSLGRILKAVEAYHGTVVHLESRQSRSDGVQFDVLIKIDMARANLLQLIRSLRQTQSFGSVSLLSENNVNVKAPWFPKHASELDNCNHLMTKYEPDLDMNHPGFADQVYRARRKEIAEIAFAYRYGDPIPHIDYTETENQTWAAVFNRVKELMVKHACSEYIAVFQKLEDEKIFVKERLPQLQEMSDFLRRNTGFTLRPAAGLLTARDFLASLAFRIFQSTQYVRHINSPYHTPEPDCIHELLGHMPLLADPSFAQFSQEIGLASLGASDEEIEKLSTVYWFTVEFGLCKEKNEVKAYGAGLLSAYGELLHAISDKPEHRPFDPASTAVQPYQDQEYQPIYYVAESFEDAKEKFRRWVSTMSRPFEVRFNPHTERVEVLDSVDKLETLVSQLNTEMLHLTNAIAKLRQPFC from the exons AACGGATACCCGTCCCGGCGCCGCTCCCTGGTGGACGATGCTCGCttcgaaacgatcgtggtcaagcaaaccaaacaaactgtCCTGGACGAGGCCCGCGCTAAGGCCAACG ACTCCACTCTGGAGTGTTCCGTGCTACAGGCTCAAGAACAGCATCAACAAG AAGACAAACATCCGCAGGAGATTCAACAGACAGTCGAGGATCAAGACGCCGAGGAGATTCGGCTGGTTGCAG TTGAAACGCTTCCCACCAAGCCGGAGGAACACGTCCGTggtgccgacgacgaggagaaAGAACAAG ACGCAGGGCTGACCGAAGAGGAGGTCGTGCTGCAGAACGCCGCCTCGGAGTCGCCCGAAGCCGAGAAGGAGGTGGTCCGTGCCGCCGTGGTCGTGCGCCTCCGCGACGGCATGGGCTCCCTGGGACGCATCCTCAAGGCGGTGGAAGCGTACCACGGCACGGTGGTCCACCTGGAGTCGCGCCAGTCGCGCAGCGATGGCGTCCAGTTTGACGTGCTGATCAAGATCGATATGGCCCGCGCCAATCTGCTGCAGCTGATCCGTTCGCTGCGCCAGACGCAGTCCTTCGGCAGCGTTAGCTTGCTGTCGGAGAACAACGTCAACGTGAAGGCCCCATGGTTCCCGAAGCACGCCTCCGAGCTGGACAACTGCAACCATCTGATGACCAAGTACGAGCCGGACCTGGACATGAACCATCCCGGCTTCGCCGACCAGGTGTACCGCGCCCGGCGCAAGGAGATTGCCGAGATCGCTTTCGCGTACCGATA TGGTGACCCGATCCCGCACATCGATTACACGGAGACGGAGAACCAGACGTGGGCCGCCGTTTTCAACCGCGTCAAGGAGCTGATGGTGAAGCACGCCTGCTCCGAGTACATCGCCGTCTTCCAGAAGCTCGAGGACGAGAAGATCTTCGTCAAGGAGCGCCTGCCGCAGCTGCAGGAAATGAGCGATTTCCTGCGCCGGAACACCGGATTCacgctccggccggccgccggtctgcTAACGGCTCGCGATTTTCTCGCCTCACTGGCGTTCCGCATCTTCCAGAGCACGCAGTACGTGCGTCACATCAACTCGCCCTACCACACGCCGGAACC TGATTGCATCCACGAGCTGCTCGGTCACATGCCGCTCCTGGCGGATCCCAGCTTCGCACAGTTCTCGCAGGAAATCGGATTAGCATCGCTCGGTGCCTCGGAcgaggaaattgaaaagctCTCGACG GTCTACTGGTTCACGGTGGAGTTTGGCTTGTGCAAGGAAAAGAACGAAGTAAAGGCTTACGGTGCTGGTCTGCTCTCCGCTTACGGTGAGCTTTTGCACGCCATCAGCGACAAGCCCGAGCACCGCCCGTTCGACCCAGCCTCAACTGCCGTCCAGCCATACCAGGACCAGGAGTACCAGCCGATCTACTATGTCGCCGAGAGTTTCGAGGACGCGAAGGAGAAGTTCCGCCGCTGGGTGTCGACGATGTCGCGACCGTTCGAGGTGCGCTTCAACCCGCACACCGAGCGCGTAGAGGTGCTGGACTCTGTGGACAAGCTGGAAACGCTTGTCTCGCAGCTGAACACGGAGATGCTGCATCTGACGAATGCTATCGCCAAGCTGCGACAGCCCTTCTGCTAA
- the LOC131205286 gene encoding tyrosine 3-monooxygenase isoform X7 gives MMAVAAAQKNREMFAIKKSYSIENGYPSRRRSLVDDARFETIVVKQTKQTVLDEARAKANDAGLTEEEVVLQNAASESPEAEKEVVRAAVVVRLRDGMGSLGRILKAVEAYHGTVVHLESRQSRSDGVQFDVLIKIDMARANLLQLIRSLRQTQSFGSVSLLSENNVNVKAPWFPKHASELDNCNHLMTKYEPDLDMNHPGFADQVYRARRKEIAEIAFAYRYGDPIPHIDYTETENQTWAAVFNRVKELMVKHACSEYIAVFQKLEDEKIFVKERLPQLQEMSDFLRRNTGFTLRPAAGLLTARDFLASLAFRIFQSTQYVRHINSPYHTPEPDCIHELLGHMPLLADPSFAQFSQEIGLASLGASDEEIEKLSTVYWFTVEFGLCKEKNEVKAYGAGLLSAYGELLHAISDKPEHRPFDPASTAVQPYQDQEYQPIYYVAESFEDAKEKFRRWVSTMSRPFEVRFNPHTERVEVLDSVDKLETLVSQLNTEMLHLTNAIAKLRQPFC, from the exons AACGGATACCCGTCCCGGCGCCGCTCCCTGGTGGACGATGCTCGCttcgaaacgatcgtggtcaagcaaaccaaacaaactgtCCTGGACGAGGCCCGCGCTAAGGCCAACG ACGCAGGGCTGACCGAAGAGGAGGTCGTGCTGCAGAACGCCGCCTCGGAGTCGCCCGAAGCCGAGAAGGAGGTGGTCCGTGCCGCCGTGGTCGTGCGCCTCCGCGACGGCATGGGCTCCCTGGGACGCATCCTCAAGGCGGTGGAAGCGTACCACGGCACGGTGGTCCACCTGGAGTCGCGCCAGTCGCGCAGCGATGGCGTCCAGTTTGACGTGCTGATCAAGATCGATATGGCCCGCGCCAATCTGCTGCAGCTGATCCGTTCGCTGCGCCAGACGCAGTCCTTCGGCAGCGTTAGCTTGCTGTCGGAGAACAACGTCAACGTGAAGGCCCCATGGTTCCCGAAGCACGCCTCCGAGCTGGACAACTGCAACCATCTGATGACCAAGTACGAGCCGGACCTGGACATGAACCATCCCGGCTTCGCCGACCAGGTGTACCGCGCCCGGCGCAAGGAGATTGCCGAGATCGCTTTCGCGTACCGATA TGGTGACCCGATCCCGCACATCGATTACACGGAGACGGAGAACCAGACGTGGGCCGCCGTTTTCAACCGCGTCAAGGAGCTGATGGTGAAGCACGCCTGCTCCGAGTACATCGCCGTCTTCCAGAAGCTCGAGGACGAGAAGATCTTCGTCAAGGAGCGCCTGCCGCAGCTGCAGGAAATGAGCGATTTCCTGCGCCGGAACACCGGATTCacgctccggccggccgccggtctgcTAACGGCTCGCGATTTTCTCGCCTCACTGGCGTTCCGCATCTTCCAGAGCACGCAGTACGTGCGTCACATCAACTCGCCCTACCACACGCCGGAACC TGATTGCATCCACGAGCTGCTCGGTCACATGCCGCTCCTGGCGGATCCCAGCTTCGCACAGTTCTCGCAGGAAATCGGATTAGCATCGCTCGGTGCCTCGGAcgaggaaattgaaaagctCTCGACG GTCTACTGGTTCACGGTGGAGTTTGGCTTGTGCAAGGAAAAGAACGAAGTAAAGGCTTACGGTGCTGGTCTGCTCTCCGCTTACGGTGAGCTTTTGCACGCCATCAGCGACAAGCCCGAGCACCGCCCGTTCGACCCAGCCTCAACTGCCGTCCAGCCATACCAGGACCAGGAGTACCAGCCGATCTACTATGTCGCCGAGAGTTTCGAGGACGCGAAGGAGAAGTTCCGCCGCTGGGTGTCGACGATGTCGCGACCGTTCGAGGTGCGCTTCAACCCGCACACCGAGCGCGTAGAGGTGCTGGACTCTGTGGACAAGCTGGAAACGCTTGTCTCGCAGCTGAACACGGAGATGCTGCATCTGACGAATGCTATCGCCAAGCTGCGACAGCCCTTCTGCTAA
- the LOC131205286 gene encoding tyrosine 3-monooxygenase isoform X6: MMAVAAAQKNREMFAIKKSYSIENGYPSRRRSLVDDARFETIVVKQTKQTVLDEARAKANGKAVPPWLPVEDQDAEEIRLVADAGLTEEEVVLQNAASESPEAEKEVVRAAVVVRLRDGMGSLGRILKAVEAYHGTVVHLESRQSRSDGVQFDVLIKIDMARANLLQLIRSLRQTQSFGSVSLLSENNVNVKAPWFPKHASELDNCNHLMTKYEPDLDMNHPGFADQVYRARRKEIAEIAFAYRYGDPIPHIDYTETENQTWAAVFNRVKELMVKHACSEYIAVFQKLEDEKIFVKERLPQLQEMSDFLRRNTGFTLRPAAGLLTARDFLASLAFRIFQSTQYVRHINSPYHTPEPDCIHELLGHMPLLADPSFAQFSQEIGLASLGASDEEIEKLSTVYWFTVEFGLCKEKNEVKAYGAGLLSAYGELLHAISDKPEHRPFDPASTAVQPYQDQEYQPIYYVAESFEDAKEKFRRWVSTMSRPFEVRFNPHTERVEVLDSVDKLETLVSQLNTEMLHLTNAIAKLRQPFC; the protein is encoded by the exons AACGGATACCCGTCCCGGCGCCGCTCCCTGGTGGACGATGCTCGCttcgaaacgatcgtggtcaagcaaaccaaacaaactgtCCTGGACGAGGCCCGCGCTAAGGCCAACGGTAAGGCTGTCCCCCCCTGGCTTCCGG TCGAGGATCAAGACGCCGAGGAGATTCGGCTGGTTGCAG ACGCAGGGCTGACCGAAGAGGAGGTCGTGCTGCAGAACGCCGCCTCGGAGTCGCCCGAAGCCGAGAAGGAGGTGGTCCGTGCCGCCGTGGTCGTGCGCCTCCGCGACGGCATGGGCTCCCTGGGACGCATCCTCAAGGCGGTGGAAGCGTACCACGGCACGGTGGTCCACCTGGAGTCGCGCCAGTCGCGCAGCGATGGCGTCCAGTTTGACGTGCTGATCAAGATCGATATGGCCCGCGCCAATCTGCTGCAGCTGATCCGTTCGCTGCGCCAGACGCAGTCCTTCGGCAGCGTTAGCTTGCTGTCGGAGAACAACGTCAACGTGAAGGCCCCATGGTTCCCGAAGCACGCCTCCGAGCTGGACAACTGCAACCATCTGATGACCAAGTACGAGCCGGACCTGGACATGAACCATCCCGGCTTCGCCGACCAGGTGTACCGCGCCCGGCGCAAGGAGATTGCCGAGATCGCTTTCGCGTACCGATA TGGTGACCCGATCCCGCACATCGATTACACGGAGACGGAGAACCAGACGTGGGCCGCCGTTTTCAACCGCGTCAAGGAGCTGATGGTGAAGCACGCCTGCTCCGAGTACATCGCCGTCTTCCAGAAGCTCGAGGACGAGAAGATCTTCGTCAAGGAGCGCCTGCCGCAGCTGCAGGAAATGAGCGATTTCCTGCGCCGGAACACCGGATTCacgctccggccggccgccggtctgcTAACGGCTCGCGATTTTCTCGCCTCACTGGCGTTCCGCATCTTCCAGAGCACGCAGTACGTGCGTCACATCAACTCGCCCTACCACACGCCGGAACC TGATTGCATCCACGAGCTGCTCGGTCACATGCCGCTCCTGGCGGATCCCAGCTTCGCACAGTTCTCGCAGGAAATCGGATTAGCATCGCTCGGTGCCTCGGAcgaggaaattgaaaagctCTCGACG GTCTACTGGTTCACGGTGGAGTTTGGCTTGTGCAAGGAAAAGAACGAAGTAAAGGCTTACGGTGCTGGTCTGCTCTCCGCTTACGGTGAGCTTTTGCACGCCATCAGCGACAAGCCCGAGCACCGCCCGTTCGACCCAGCCTCAACTGCCGTCCAGCCATACCAGGACCAGGAGTACCAGCCGATCTACTATGTCGCCGAGAGTTTCGAGGACGCGAAGGAGAAGTTCCGCCGCTGGGTGTCGACGATGTCGCGACCGTTCGAGGTGCGCTTCAACCCGCACACCGAGCGCGTAGAGGTGCTGGACTCTGTGGACAAGCTGGAAACGCTTGTCTCGCAGCTGAACACGGAGATGCTGCATCTGACGAATGCTATCGCCAAGCTGCGACAGCCCTTCTGCTAA
- the LOC131205286 gene encoding tyrosine 3-monooxygenase isoform X3: MMAVAAAQKNREMFAIKKSYSIENGYPSRRRSLVDDARFETIVVKQTKQTVLDEARAKANDSTLECSVLQAQEQHQQDKHPQEIQQTVEDQDAEEIRLVAVETLPTKPEEHVRGADDEEKEQDAGLTEEEVVLQNAASESPEAEKEVVRAAVVVRLRDGMGSLGRILKAVEAYHGTVVHLESRQSRSDGVQFDVLIKIDMARANLLQLIRSLRQTQSFGSVSLLSENNVNVKAPWFPKHASELDNCNHLMTKYEPDLDMNHPGFADQVYRARRKEIAEIAFAYRYGDPIPHIDYTETENQTWAAVFNRVKELMVKHACSEYIAVFQKLEDEKIFVKERLPQLQEMSDFLRRNTGFTLRPAAGLLTARDFLASLAFRIFQSTQYVRHINSPYHTPEPDCIHELLGHMPLLADPSFAQFSQEIGLASLGASDEEIEKLSTVYWFTVEFGLCKEKNEVKAYGAGLLSAYGELLHAISDKPEHRPFDPASTAVQPYQDQEYQPIYYVAESFEDAKEKFRRWVSTMSRPFEVRFNPHTERVEVLDSVDKLETLVSQLNTEMLHLTNAIAKLRQPFC; this comes from the exons AACGGATACCCGTCCCGGCGCCGCTCCCTGGTGGACGATGCTCGCttcgaaacgatcgtggtcaagcaaaccaaacaaactgtCCTGGACGAGGCCCGCGCTAAGGCCAACG ACTCCACTCTGGAGTGTTCCGTGCTACAGGCTCAAGAACAGCATCAACAAG ACAAACATCCGCAGGAGATTCAACAGACAGTCGAGGATCAAGACGCCGAGGAGATTCGGCTGGTTGCAG TTGAAACGCTTCCCACCAAGCCGGAGGAACACGTCCGTggtgccgacgacgaggagaaAGAACAAG ACGCAGGGCTGACCGAAGAGGAGGTCGTGCTGCAGAACGCCGCCTCGGAGTCGCCCGAAGCCGAGAAGGAGGTGGTCCGTGCCGCCGTGGTCGTGCGCCTCCGCGACGGCATGGGCTCCCTGGGACGCATCCTCAAGGCGGTGGAAGCGTACCACGGCACGGTGGTCCACCTGGAGTCGCGCCAGTCGCGCAGCGATGGCGTCCAGTTTGACGTGCTGATCAAGATCGATATGGCCCGCGCCAATCTGCTGCAGCTGATCCGTTCGCTGCGCCAGACGCAGTCCTTCGGCAGCGTTAGCTTGCTGTCGGAGAACAACGTCAACGTGAAGGCCCCATGGTTCCCGAAGCACGCCTCCGAGCTGGACAACTGCAACCATCTGATGACCAAGTACGAGCCGGACCTGGACATGAACCATCCCGGCTTCGCCGACCAGGTGTACCGCGCCCGGCGCAAGGAGATTGCCGAGATCGCTTTCGCGTACCGATA TGGTGACCCGATCCCGCACATCGATTACACGGAGACGGAGAACCAGACGTGGGCCGCCGTTTTCAACCGCGTCAAGGAGCTGATGGTGAAGCACGCCTGCTCCGAGTACATCGCCGTCTTCCAGAAGCTCGAGGACGAGAAGATCTTCGTCAAGGAGCGCCTGCCGCAGCTGCAGGAAATGAGCGATTTCCTGCGCCGGAACACCGGATTCacgctccggccggccgccggtctgcTAACGGCTCGCGATTTTCTCGCCTCACTGGCGTTCCGCATCTTCCAGAGCACGCAGTACGTGCGTCACATCAACTCGCCCTACCACACGCCGGAACC TGATTGCATCCACGAGCTGCTCGGTCACATGCCGCTCCTGGCGGATCCCAGCTTCGCACAGTTCTCGCAGGAAATCGGATTAGCATCGCTCGGTGCCTCGGAcgaggaaattgaaaagctCTCGACG GTCTACTGGTTCACGGTGGAGTTTGGCTTGTGCAAGGAAAAGAACGAAGTAAAGGCTTACGGTGCTGGTCTGCTCTCCGCTTACGGTGAGCTTTTGCACGCCATCAGCGACAAGCCCGAGCACCGCCCGTTCGACCCAGCCTCAACTGCCGTCCAGCCATACCAGGACCAGGAGTACCAGCCGATCTACTATGTCGCCGAGAGTTTCGAGGACGCGAAGGAGAAGTTCCGCCGCTGGGTGTCGACGATGTCGCGACCGTTCGAGGTGCGCTTCAACCCGCACACCGAGCGCGTAGAGGTGCTGGACTCTGTGGACAAGCTGGAAACGCTTGTCTCGCAGCTGAACACGGAGATGCTGCATCTGACGAATGCTATCGCCAAGCTGCGACAGCCCTTCTGCTAA